In Lycium barbarum isolate Lr01 chromosome 9, ASM1917538v2, whole genome shotgun sequence, the DNA window TGCTTCATTCCAACAACCCCATCTGAGCCAAGAATCTTGTCATCTATACATTTCAATAATTTCCAGTACCCATTCCTCGCTCGACGATCTGGTCGAGTCAGTATTCCGTAAATTCGACGCCTCGGTGTCAATACATAGCATTCCTTTACTCCACCACCACTTGTTTCCCCTAGCAATGTAACCATAAGAAAAATTTCATCCAACTTAATTAGGTAAATACTCTAATAAAAGTAGATTTAAAGGTTTCTCGAGGAAAAGATTCGTACTATATTTTTTCGTTCCCTTTTTTAATAAGGTACTTGACAGCCAAAAAACACTTAATTGGACTTTTCAAACTTTGCAAACTAAAGTATCTTATTATAAGTTAAAGGAAGGGAAATTAACTTGAGACCACGTTATCATGAACTTTTAACTTTCATCTTGAGCAGAATAATATATTGTCGCTAATATAGTTTTAATTAAACGAGCAGAATTTGGAATTGAGTTGGATGGAAATTGTAGTAGTATACCTGGAAAGAAATCTTGGGGACTATAGTCATTAATATTTGCAAAGATCAATCTGTCAATTGACAGGGGCTGGTTCTTGAGTTTGTTGTTGAGCTGTTGCATGAGGTAACTGTCCAAATCCATTAATTACTTGTCAAAACACTCTCAAGAGATGAAAACCTGGACAAAGTCCAAAGTAGGAATAAGAAGAATAGTGGCCGTCAAGTTGGTTATATGTAACAACTTGAATGTCTCATTATTTGAGTAGGTTTTGGATTCTCAATCAAATACAATACCTGAACCGACTTTAATTTGGTTTATTGTCTGATGGATTCTCAATAAAATTTCCCTTACTATAGCATTTTTTATGTGAATTATGCATCATTAATATTGATATTTGCACTGTGTGGCCTATTTGACGCCACCCTTTATATTTTGTCGCACATTACTTCATTGGCCGAAATTTCGACTTTAAAAAGAATTAATTGGCTCTTTCTTTGAAATAAATTTAACCGATTGTGCTAGCAGGAACAAAATTTAAAGGAGTGGCCTAAATAATCAATTATAATTGACTAATCTAAATTCAAAATTTGAGTGTGAACTCTTTCCACTTTGCGTATATCCTCCTGTCAACATCGTTGGGTCCAAAATTTTTtggttgttatagagaatgactgttatacacctataacaacattgtcatttaaataatatttcgccgttatacaaaaacaaaaaagatgcataaaatctatttttttatttttaattgctAAACTCTAAACTTAATTACAAtttgtataacgaaggaaaaATCTTTTCATGATGAAAacacatatattcatataatattttaTGTCATAAATAGTGTACTAAATGATCAAAAATTTGGTCAAAATATCTACATTTATTATTgctaatcatagatattctatttttataaaaatggttAACTATTATATTATCAAAAAAAGGAGATAGCTGTTATATGagagtaattttacaaagagcgtactgttataaagttggttgttgttgttatagataaaatgttattataaaaaaatcaaatataatataaaaaataagttCCGAAAAAACTTAACTGTTACATATGGATGCTATTATAGAGAGGTCGATATATCCTCTTATGCTTAAGAAGTATCTTAAGCAAATGCATATTTACGCTTAACAATGCTAaactaaaaaagaaaaggaaagtggGAAAAAGACAAATAAATAAGCAGACCAGTGTTTGGAGAAGATATAAGTTTGGCCCGAATTCTTTCAAGCACTTTTGGCTTATTTAGTGTATCTCGTATAGTAAAATCGAAAGTACTTATAAACCAGAGCATTTGCAAGTCAAATAAGTAAAAAACTATAAGTTGACAACTACCTATTTGGTTAGTATATTTCTTCCAAGTTATAAGCACTTTTgatttaattaaattttttaatcattttcccTCTAAAACAATATGCTACTCTTTCCAACTTCGCCTCCATTCTATTTATGCCATTTATCATTTTTTCACGTAAAGATAATTTTAAATATTTGTGAATAGCTTTAAGAAAAAAGTGCATATCAGTCTCAACAAATCTTTTATGTACGAAATACACAAACTATTTATTATTAATTTCAGCTTGTAATTGATATtcatttttttgcgtggatttcccttcttttggggtggtctttcatttttgcctctcaaattggtggtctttaattttgcctttCGCTTAAAAATGTGGCCGAAAATATCTCAAGGTTTTGGGTTTGAATCCCcgttcagttaaaaaaaaaatcgcaaggcaagacttttgcaaaaagtctgccttataaggcaaagtctattgtctctggcagacttttagttatgccttaaggcaaagtctgtcaTCTCCTGCcgacttaaggcataattaaaagttttccTTACAAGGCAACATCTGACTTCTCCGGCATATGTTCTATGTAACTTCGCCCAAAAAGGCATAGGCTTAttgcgaaattattattattattattattattattattattattattattattattattattattatttttgactCTGCTGGatttcgaacccagaatctcagaATATTTTCGGCCatctttttaagcgaaggacaaaagttaaagactagcgaattgagggacaaaaattaaagaccagtccgtatgaaggacaatcgtgcaaattgcccactGATATtccctccggttcaaaaagagCGTTCACCtatcaaataaaaaaagaattaacattatttttttattttttctcttattaagtgttaagtgactaAATCCTAATACTCATTTAATTAAGAATAGCTTAATTAAATTACCGTTTGGTCATAGATTTTGAGGTTGAAActtgaaaatttgagtttttgaagttgtgtttggacatgatttTATTTGGAAAAAAATTGAAGTTTTGTTAGTGAAagtcttgaattttttttaaagacatatttttaaaatttgatcCAAAATTTATGGCCAAATGCTAGCttagtatttttttaaggggCATGCGATAGCTAAATGGACATTCTTTTTTAACGTGAGGAAGTAATTTATAAACTCAATTTGAATACTCATATGCTTATCAATACTTTTAATAGTTAAGTCACCACCAAATGATCTGGTGCAGTAGATGAGACTGCTACTCTTTTAAATAGAGGTCTCAGATTGCAGTCCTAAATATGGAAAGATCCTACCGCGTTTTTCCCTAAATAGGATCCTAAATCCGGATATAATCGAGTTCTAATGAGGATACTGGACATggagtggaaaaaaaaaaatcagttaacTCAACCATGCTCCAAGAAAATGGAAGGCGGGGGTAAAATAGAAAAAGAGATGATTTTTGGATAGATAGAGCTGAGGAAAACAAAAGGATGACGACAGCTCAGAGTCTCTCCTCCTCCTCTATTCTACTACCACTGCTTTCCCCTGCACCGCCGTTTCACCGTTGCATCGCTCGTTCCCAACTTTCCGATTTTCAGTTCTCCCCTAAACTTCCATCAATTACATTTTCCTCTCACAATTTTTCTAAACGTTCAAGGACTAGTCCACTTCGTGGAATCAATTCAAATGACCCAAAAGAGTCGGGGTTCTTTGATGAAAACGGCGTCGTTGAGGATATGGATACCTATCTTAATTATCTTTCCCTTGAATATGATTCTGTCTGGGACACCAAGCCCTCCTggtaattcctttttttttattttttattaaacatTTGCATTTGCATTTGTTTATCGAAAATTGTTGTTTCGTTTATTGGAATGTATGCTTTTGGACATAAATATTGTGAAATTCGGAAAACAAGTAGTACTCCATTTGTTTTCAAGTTGAAAATGGTATCAGGGAGTTGGGAGCTGTGTTAGGACATGAATACAAATTGAATCTGTTTTTGAATTTTTGCGAGTCATTTAGAGTGAAAATTGTGAAAACAGCTCTTTGGAGGTTGTTGAAAGTTTTTCGAATTCCGGAAAATTGTAACAATTCTATGTCCAAAcagttttcccaaaaaaaaaaaaatcctgaaGAAAGTGGAAATTATCCGTGGCCAAACGGGCACACGTCAAACCTAAAGTTTCTCTAACCAATTCTTTTTAACCTTATAGAAAAAGCTCTtatattttgtttttaattttgcATAAGAATTAACATGGTATGCTTTTGGGCAACTGAAGTCTCCAGTTGAGAACCCCATTTATATAAAGTTAtcgaaaaaacattttttttttctgctaGCAAATGTTGCTTTGCTACTGGGCTGAACATGAGTTAGCAGTGATAATAACATTCTACAAGTTTTGCCAATAAAGGAAGCCAATTACTATTTTTAGTCAGTGGGAGTGCACATCCATTGCATCCCCTACTTCTTTGTGACTATAGGTCAAACTGTACACTATGTATACGGGTCAAATGGAGGGCAATGAGTAAACTAACATTCATTGCTATCATTTACATCAGCCGCTAAAACAGGGTCATCAAAGGTGAAAAGCGCCTAAAAAGCACCGAGATgcgtaaataaaattaaaaataaaatgtaTACACAATACTGAAGATATATACAttctgtgtgtatatatatgtacacaaaaaatatAATGCTCTCTATTTAAAGACAGCCTATGGGCGATGAGATGCACACCTTAGGGCATTGGTAACACGCTGCATAAGCAAGACAAAGCATTCAACCTTTTGGACATCTAGTTTCAGGGTGACAACAATGCAATTCAACGTGGAACCTTTTGTTGTTTGTACCACTAGGATTAGATTTTGTATTCAACCTTTACTTTTCTCCCCTATGTCTGCACTTTCACATGTTTAATTCCAATGAATATGATGAACGATCAGAGTTCCCTGCAGCTACGATGCTTTCTGCAAATTTTAAGTACTCTTTTTCATGGTAGGTGTCAACCTTGGACAATAACTCTCACTGGAACAGTGATAATTAGCTTGAGCTGGCTGATTCTGCACTCGGCTATAGCCACTGCAGTGGTGATGACTATAATTGGTGCATGGTGGTACATCTTTCTTTATTCTTACCCCAAGGTAAACCATATTTAGTTTGTATTATCTAATACCAGGTTTAATTAACTCGATGTTGCTATGACTACACGGTAACAACTAAATTTGCTTAACTCATTGATGTTTTTCCTCTAGTCAGTGTCCTATACTCTTTCTGACTACTGTGGACAGGGGTTCGTGTAGAGTGTCATCTCTGTAGTGTATGTCTCCCAGTTGCACTAGTAATCTAATGATAAGTGAGCCCAACGAAGGGTATGACCTACTGATCGCTGGTCAATGAAATGGGAAAGGCCATGGAAAACCAGGATTAaaatcctagtagagacaaaaatACTGTAGGTAATTTCTTTCCATCTGCCTAAGTGTCAATAGACAGTTACCTGGTAAGGTAGCAGATATCCAATGGATTAGCCAAGGTGTGTACAAACTGGACCTGGAACCattgttatgaagaaagaagataCTGCTATTCTCTTCTTGTGGGACTAAAATACGATACAATATTTGGTCCTCACATTTCTTTACACCTATGTGAAGGATTTTACATTTGTTCGTGATATAATTGTTATTGGATATATGCTGCAAAGGCTCTCCCAGGAGCTCCCCTCTTTTGCTCCCCTTGGTgactcgaacccacaaccttCATGTTGGAGGTGGAAGGTGCTTACCATCTAAACAACCCCCGCTTGTCAGTAAATGGATCTTCACGTTTGCTTTGTAACATACTTCAGTATCATCTGATGTCTTTCTCAGTGTCTTTTCCTAGAGGTGAGGGTCAATAAGTTGGGAAATGTGCTTGGGCAATAATATTCTGTTAAACTGAAGCAGGGTGGGATGGTTGTTTGCGGCAATGCATGCATATCTTATACCCATTGTTGTTTTCATCTATATGTTCATAATTCAGTCATGTGTAGCATGTGATGACAAATTAAGTTACTTTGAACAAACTGCAGTGGATCAATCTTACACTATCCATATACTTCTAATTGATTACTTTCGCATTTCGTGACTGTAAGATCACTTGTCTGCTTAAGTGGAGAAAGCAGAGGTGTCATTTGGTCTTTAATTTCAGTCGACACCTTTGCTGTAGCGCTAACCAAGATGTCTATGAAGTACATACATCCTAAGTTGCTTTGAGCTTCTAAGGAGATGCCGCCTGCTTAAATGACCATAAATTTTTACCCTCTAGGATTTTTGTAATGAAATTTTACTGAAAATGCCCTTTATCAGAGACAATGTTGAAAGTTGTAGCACTGAATTGATTGTTAATGCTCCGCAGGCATATTTAGATATGATTGAGGAGAGAAGAAAGAGGGTGACAAATGGTCAAGAAGATACATATGGAGCGAGGAAGAGCCAGTAATGGAAGGGATGCTGCTTGGGCAGCAACATTCTGTTAGGTGCAGCAAGGTGAGGCACGGTCGTTATAATTCAGTCGTGTTTAGCATGTGATCAACGAATTGAGTTTTCATCCAACAAACTGCAGTTGATCAGTGTTGATATGACCAATCTGTAGTGGAGAAAGCAGTTGTGTCATTTGCATTTGGTCTTTAATTGTAGTCGATACCTTTGCTATAGACCCGAACCAATATGTCTATGGAGCCAGCCTTCGGCAGTTCAGACTTACTAAGTTGCTTTGAGCTTCTAAGGAGATGTTGCTAATTAAGTGACCAGTAAACTTTAGCCTCTAGGATATTTTCTCTTGATGGAATTATTTACCGGCAA includes these proteins:
- the LOC132611819 gene encoding NAC transcription factor 32-like, producing the protein MDLDSYLMQQLNNKLKNQPLSIDRLIFANINDYSPQDFFPGETSGGGVKECYVLTPRRRIYGILTRPDRRARNGYWKLLKCIDDKILGSDGVVGMKQKFLFFQGEQNHSRKTHWCMNEYRIRQHCCSIDCDHKIGRLDDWVLCKVYEEYDREALYSQMERMDIA
- the LOC132610934 gene encoding uncharacterized protein LOC132610934, which produces MTTAQSLSSSSILLPLLSPAPPFHRCIARSQLSDFQFSPKLPSITFSSHNFSKRSRTSPLRGINSNDPKESGFFDENGVVEDMDTYLNYLSLEYDSVWDTKPSWCQPWTITLTGTVIISLSWLILHSAIATAVVMTIIGAWWYIFLYSYPKAYLDMIEERRKRVTNGQEDTYGARKSQ